From Streptomyces sp. Edi4, one genomic window encodes:
- a CDS encoding amino acid adenylation domain-containing protein translates to MNNSPFVDVLPLTPLQEGMFFQSHYDADEIDVYHVQFVLALDGRVDPGRLKAAAAAVVNRHPALRAGFLQRQNAQPIQVIHRTVELPWEEADFVAPGPSGADFSEAQSSGTESGPEDRLRSLLLADRVRRFPLDRPPLVRFVLVRLGPDRYRLVLSCHHMVLDGWSGPLLIRELFTLYTDGPDSASLPPAVPYRRYFEWLATKDLAASEQAWRAALDGIPGPTLVAPAAPGRAVVMPERLSARLPVDFGTELSLFARRQGLTVGTLLQGAWGTVLSRLTGRDDVTFGTVVSGRSPEILGIESMVGMFINTIPVRIRAQPDEPILRRLARLQEEQSELLAHHHLRLSSLQRAAAGTGELFDTVAVFENYPEGAAGSSSYGGLQVSVVDGHDAAHFPLRVIGALSGSRLQLQLEYRPDLFERAEADRILTVLAKVLRGLVADPDQDFREVVAALPSGPREAAAAAATATAAMKAAAAADVPRSPAVDILRGLFEKVLGVSGVGVGDDFFALGGHSLTAIRLVSRVRGVFGVELPVRAVFEAPTVGLLAARVARAGAARAPLVAGARPERIPLSYAQRRLWFAFRLEGPSPTYNCPLVLRFSGTLDRDALAGAVADVVARHESLRTRFVESHGEPCQQILPAGQAPALLDCLPPVTGEEELAGLLREHSAYCFDLATETPLRATLFQQAPDQHVLLLLVHHIASDGWSMTPLARDLSTAYRTRTQATTPPPHHDPRPQHNPPPQQEPLAVQYADYALWQAAVLGDPHDPDSVLARQRAYWTTQLTGAPQVLDLPLDRPRPAIARHHGATIPLSLSPALHHQLRTLARDHDVTLFMVLHAATAVLLRHLGAGSDLPIATVQAGRTDEALEPLIGFFVNTLILRTDLTGDPTFRELLARVRETDLAAYAHQDLPLDHVIEALNPHRTLSHTPFTQIALTLQSTEGGHFDLPGLRVTAEGYAGAVARTDLGLSLHECFTGAGAPNGIQGSLEYDTALFDRTSAVLFAERLTRVLTAVSGEPDTRVSRVEILSEQERRDLLGTDADRSGRAAVTTLPALFERQVRDTPHLPAVEAASGTQTYAELNAAANRLARVLVAHGAAPEQHVAVALPRSAQWVEAVLAVLKAGAVYVPLDPGHPPQRLATMLANVAPALLVTTRDEVARLPRTPGTTLILLDDEKVRSQCAEAPDTDLGDTDRAATLRSDHPAYVIHTSGSTGTPKGVVVTHAGIGALSAHQQADFDVSVDSRVLQLASSTFDVSVAELCLALLSGATLVVPEGLLAGAELGDFLAQSRITHTLVAPTALAEVPRRELPALTALITGGETLPRELAEFWARGRLLVNAYGPSEATCDVTFATIGSGDTAETRTIGRPIAGAWAHVLDTDLRPAPPGVMGEVYVSGLGVARGYLKDTATTASRFVADPYGAPGTRLYRTGDLALRRPDGVLEFRGRSDSQTKVRGFRIETGEVESAIRRCAGVTGVEVMVREDRPGDQRLVAYVSCESGSRASDPAALRTLLTEQLPNYMVPSDFVMVSDWPRTPHGKVDRRALPAPVRAGGRTGGAPRSPQGVVLCALFAEVLGVERVGLDDNFFELGGHSLLATRLVGRMQEVLGRRVELRDVFAAPTPAGLAAREPGGGEDALSTLLPFRTEGSTHPLFCVHPVSGYAWRFTALLSALGKDCPLYGLQAPGLDGSTPTAGSLEELVSGYVRDMRTVQAVGPYHLVGLSLGGLVAQAVATRLQEEGEEVALLALLDSYPGPPSGPGTSTNPEEILRDIHDGYAEIYGLPADAGEEPPGTGVARARVVDWVGQGTDELSALDRAQQEAVVDVMVNNVRITNEARPQVFHGNLLLVAAARGRQPWAEPKAWEEFVDGEVEVHELDVVHQALLQPGPAAEIGRLITPRLSSPR, encoded by the coding sequence ATGAATAATTCCCCGTTCGTTGACGTTCTTCCGCTGACCCCCCTCCAGGAAGGAATGTTCTTCCAGTCTCACTACGACGCCGATGAAATCGACGTCTACCACGTGCAGTTCGTGCTCGCCCTGGACGGACGGGTCGACCCGGGCCGCCTGAAGGCCGCGGCGGCAGCCGTGGTGAATCGCCATCCCGCTCTGCGGGCCGGTTTCTTGCAGCGGCAGAACGCGCAGCCGATCCAGGTCATCCACCGCACCGTGGAACTGCCCTGGGAAGAGGCCGACTTCGTCGCCCCAGGCCCCTCCGGTGCAGACTTCTCCGAGGCGCAATCCTCCGGGACGGAATCCGGTCCCGAGGACCGGTTGCGGTCCCTCCTGCTCGCGGACCGGGTCCGGCGCTTCCCGCTGGACCGGCCTCCGCTGGTCCGCTTCGTTCTCGTCCGGCTCGGGCCCGACCGGTACCGGTTGGTGCTCAGCTGTCACCACATGGTGCTGGACGGCTGGTCCGGCCCCCTGCTCATCCGCGAGCTGTTCACGCTGTACACGGACGGACCGGACAGTGCGTCGTTGCCACCCGCCGTTCCCTACCGCCGGTACTTCGAATGGCTCGCCACAAAGGATCTCGCCGCCTCGGAGCAGGCCTGGCGGGCGGCGCTCGACGGCATCCCCGGCCCCACTCTGGTAGCTCCGGCGGCTCCCGGACGGGCGGTCGTCATGCCGGAACGGCTGTCGGCCCGGCTGCCGGTGGACTTCGGCACCGAACTCAGCCTGTTCGCACGCCGGCAGGGACTGACCGTGGGCACCCTGCTCCAGGGCGCCTGGGGCACCGTCCTCAGCCGCCTCACCGGTCGCGACGACGTGACCTTCGGCACCGTCGTGTCCGGCCGCTCCCCGGAGATCCTCGGCATCGAGTCGATGGTGGGGATGTTCATCAACACCATTCCCGTGCGGATCCGTGCACAACCCGACGAGCCGATACTGCGCCGTCTCGCCCGCCTCCAGGAGGAGCAGAGCGAGCTGCTGGCCCACCACCATCTGCGGCTCAGCAGTCTGCAACGCGCCGCGGCCGGTACCGGTGAACTCTTCGACACCGTCGCGGTGTTCGAGAACTACCCGGAGGGCGCGGCCGGCTCCTCGTCGTACGGCGGCCTCCAGGTCAGCGTGGTCGACGGTCACGACGCCGCACACTTCCCGCTGCGGGTGATCGGGGCGCTCTCCGGCAGCCGGCTGCAGCTTCAGCTCGAATACCGGCCCGACCTCTTCGAGAGGGCGGAGGCGGACCGCATCCTCACCGTCCTCGCGAAGGTACTGCGTGGCCTGGTTGCCGACCCGGACCAGGACTTCCGGGAAGTGGTGGCCGCCCTGCCCTCCGGTCCGCGCGAAGCGGCTGCGGCTGCGGCTACGGCTACGGCTGCCATGAAGGCGGCCGCGGCGGCAGACGTCCCCCGGTCACCCGCCGTGGACATCCTGCGTGGCCTGTTCGAGAAGGTGCTGGGTGTGTCGGGGGTGGGGGTGGGTGATGACTTCTTCGCGCTGGGAGGTCATTCACTGACCGCGATCCGGCTGGTGAGCCGGGTGCGGGGGGTTTTCGGGGTGGAGCTGCCGGTGCGGGCGGTGTTCGAGGCACCCACGGTGGGCCTGCTGGCTGCCCGGGTGGCGCGGGCCGGTGCGGCACGGGCGCCGCTGGTGGCGGGGGCGCGTCCGGAGCGGATACCACTGTCGTACGCGCAGCGCCGGCTGTGGTTCGCGTTCCGTCTGGAAGGCCCCAGCCCCACCTACAACTGCCCGCTGGTACTACGGTTCTCCGGGACCCTGGACCGCGACGCGCTCGCGGGCGCGGTCGCGGACGTGGTGGCCCGGCACGAGTCCCTGCGGACCCGGTTCGTGGAGAGTCACGGCGAGCCCTGCCAGCAGATCCTCCCCGCCGGCCAGGCCCCGGCCCTCCTGGACTGCCTCCCCCCGGTGACCGGGGAAGAGGAACTCGCCGGCCTCCTGCGGGAACACTCCGCGTACTGCTTCGACCTGGCCACCGAGACCCCGTTGCGGGCCACGCTCTTCCAGCAGGCCCCCGACCAGCACGTCCTGCTCCTCCTCGTCCATCACATCGCCAGCGACGGATGGTCCATGACACCGCTGGCCCGGGACCTGTCCACCGCCTACCGCACCCGCACCCAAGCCACCACCCCACCCCCGCACCACGATCCCCGGCCACAGCACAACCCGCCGCCCCAGCAGGAACCGCTGGCGGTGCAGTACGCCGACTACGCCCTCTGGCAGGCCGCCGTCCTCGGCGACCCCCACGACCCGGACAGCGTCCTGGCCCGCCAGCGCGCCTACTGGACCACGCAGCTCACCGGCGCCCCCCAAGTCCTCGACCTCCCCCTCGACCGCCCCCGCCCCGCCATCGCCCGCCACCACGGCGCCACCATCCCCCTCAGCCTCAGTCCCGCCCTGCACCACCAACTCCGCACCCTGGCCCGCGACCACGACGTCACCCTCTTCATGGTCCTGCACGCCGCGACCGCCGTCCTGCTCCGCCACCTCGGCGCCGGAAGCGACCTGCCCATCGCCACCGTCCAGGCCGGACGCACCGACGAAGCACTCGAACCCCTCATCGGCTTCTTCGTCAACACCCTCATCCTCCGCACCGACCTCACCGGCGACCCCACCTTCCGAGAACTCCTCGCCCGCGTCCGCGAAACCGACCTCGCCGCCTACGCCCACCAAGACCTCCCCCTCGACCACGTCATCGAAGCCCTCAACCCCCACCGCACCCTCTCCCACACCCCCTTCACCCAAATCGCACTCACCCTCCAGAGCACGGAAGGCGGCCACTTCGACCTCCCTGGTCTGCGCGTCACCGCGGAGGGGTACGCCGGTGCTGTCGCAAGGACCGACCTCGGGCTGAGCCTGCACGAGTGCTTCACCGGCGCCGGAGCCCCGAATGGCATCCAGGGCTCCTTGGAGTACGACACAGCCCTCTTCGACCGCACCAGCGCCGTGCTGTTCGCCGAACGTCTCACCCGTGTTCTCACCGCCGTGTCCGGCGAGCCGGACACCCGCGTCAGCCGGGTGGAAATCCTCTCCGAGCAGGAGCGTCGCGACCTGTTGGGCACCGACGCCGACCGCTCCGGCAGGGCCGCGGTGACGACGCTCCCCGCGCTCTTCGAACGGCAGGTCCGGGACACCCCGCACCTGCCCGCCGTCGAGGCAGCGTCCGGGACGCAGACCTACGCGGAGCTCAACGCCGCTGCCAATCGGCTCGCCCGGGTGCTCGTCGCACATGGCGCCGCCCCGGAGCAGCACGTCGCTGTCGCGCTGCCCCGTTCGGCACAGTGGGTGGAGGCCGTGCTGGCCGTGCTGAAGGCAGGCGCCGTCTACGTGCCGCTCGATCCCGGCCACCCCCCGCAGCGGCTGGCCACCATGCTCGCGAACGTAGCGCCCGCCTTGTTGGTGACGACGCGGGACGAGGTCGCACGCCTGCCGCGTACGCCGGGGACCACGCTGATCCTGCTGGACGACGAAAAGGTCCGCTCGCAGTGCGCGGAGGCGCCCGACACCGACCTCGGCGACACGGACCGGGCGGCGACGCTGCGCTCGGACCACCCCGCGTACGTCATCCACACCTCGGGATCGACGGGCACCCCCAAGGGAGTGGTGGTCACTCATGCCGGTATCGGCGCCCTGTCGGCCCACCAGCAGGCCGACTTCGATGTGTCCGTCGACAGCCGGGTGCTGCAGCTCGCCTCCTCGACCTTCGACGTCTCCGTCGCTGAGCTCTGCCTCGCGCTGCTCTCAGGAGCGACCCTGGTCGTGCCGGAGGGGCTGTTGGCGGGTGCTGAACTCGGTGACTTCCTCGCGCAATCGCGCATCACCCACACACTCGTCGCGCCCACGGCACTCGCCGAGGTGCCCAGGCGGGAACTGCCCGCGCTGACCGCACTGATCACCGGGGGCGAGACCCTGCCGCGGGAGCTCGCCGAGTTCTGGGCCCGCGGCCGCCTGCTTGTCAACGCATACGGTCCGAGCGAAGCCACCTGCGACGTCACCTTTGCCACCATCGGGTCCGGTGACACCGCGGAGACCAGGACCATCGGGCGCCCCATCGCGGGGGCCTGGGCCCACGTGCTGGACACGGACCTGCGACCGGCTCCGCCAGGGGTCATGGGCGAGGTGTACGTGTCCGGCCTCGGAGTGGCCCGGGGCTACCTCAAGGACACGGCCACGACCGCCTCGCGCTTCGTGGCCGACCCCTACGGCGCCCCGGGAACAAGGCTGTACCGGACCGGGGACCTGGCACTGCGCCGTCCCGACGGGGTGCTGGAGTTCCGTGGGCGAAGCGATTCGCAGACCAAGGTGCGCGGCTTCCGGATCGAGACGGGCGAGGTCGAATCGGCGATCCGTCGCTGCGCGGGCGTGACGGGCGTCGAAGTGATGGTGCGCGAGGACCGGCCCGGTGACCAGCGGCTGGTGGCGTACGTGTCCTGCGAGTCCGGGTCCCGCGCGTCCGACCCGGCGGCGTTGCGCACCTTGCTCACCGAGCAGCTCCCCAACTACATGGTGCCGTCCGACTTCGTCATGGTGTCGGATTGGCCGCGGACTCCCCACGGCAAGGTGGACCGCCGTGCTCTGCCGGCTCCTGTACGGGCCGGTGGCCGCACAGGGGGTGCGCCGCGGTCGCCCCAGGGGGTGGTGCTGTGCGCGCTCTTCGCCGAGGTGCTCGGTGTCGAACGGGTGGGGCTCGACGACAACTTCTTCGAACTGGGCGGTCATTCGCTGCTGGCGACCAGGCTGGTGGGCCGGATGCAGGAGGTGCTGGGCCGGCGGGTGGAACTGCGTGACGTCTTCGCGGCTCCTACCCCCGCTGGTCTCGCGGCGCGGGAACCAGGTGGCGGCGAAGACGCCTTGAGCACACTGCTCCCCTTCCGTACGGAGGGCAGTACCCACCCACTCTTCTGCGTTCATCCGGTATCGGGCTACGCTTGGCGGTTCACCGCGCTGCTCAGTGCGCTGGGCAAGGACTGTCCGCTGTACGGCCTGCAGGCGCCGGGGCTGGACGGCTCAACGCCGACCGCCGGCTCCCTGGAGGAGCTGGTCTCGGGCTACGTACGGGACATGCGGACAGTGCAGGCGGTGGGCCCCTACCATCTCGTGGGTCTGTCCCTGGGCGGGCTGGTGGCGCAGGCGGTCGCCACCAGGCTGCAGGAGGAGGGGGAGGAGGTGGCTCTGCTCGCGCTGCTCGACTCCTACCCGGGGCCGCCCTCGGGCCCGGGGACGTCCACCAACCCGGAGGAGATACTGCGGGACATTCATGACGGGTACGCCGAGATCTACGGGCTGCCCGCCGACGCCGGGGAAGAGCCGCCCGGCACTGGTGTGGCGCGCGCCCGCGTGGTCGACTGGGTCGGGCAGGGGACGGACGAGCTGTCCGCTCTGGATCGCGCGCAGCAGGAGGCCGTGGTCGACGTCATGGTGAACAACGTGCGGATCACGAACGAGGCCCGGCCCCAGGTGTTCCACGGGAACTTGCTGCTGGTGGCGGCCGCCCGGGGCCGACAGCCGTGGGCGGAGCCGAAGGCGTGGGAGGAGTTCGTCGACGGCGAGGTCGAGGTCCACGAGTTGGACGTCGTGCACCAGGCTCTGCTGCAGCCGGGCCCCGCCGCCGAGATCGGACGCCTCATCACACCGAGACTCTCGTCACCCCGTTGA